A window from Purpureocillium takamizusanense chromosome 3, complete sequence encodes these proteins:
- a CDS encoding 1-aminocyclopropane-1-carboxylate deaminase (COG:E~EggNog:ENOG503NXU2): MAMAQVQLPEPFANIPRESFLFGPSPIQHLPRMSAALGGTVQVYAKREDCNSGLAYGGNKTRKLEYLASEALAQGCDTLVSIGGVQSNHTRQVSAVAARLGLKAATVQEHWVEWSDPGYEKVGNIQLSRLMGADVNLDPSAFGIEHKTTLARLTAGIEAEGGRPYYIPAGASDHPLGGLGFARWAFEVEAQERELGVFFDTVVVCAVTGSTMAGMVAGFKLAAKQQLGGGGGRSPARRKVIGIDASGKPKETFDQVLRIAQFTGARIGLADGDITAEDIVLRDEYNAGVYGIPDETTIAAIKFGAQTEAFITDPVYEGKSLAGMMDLIKTGQIAGGNVLYAHLGGQLALNAYSAIGE; encoded by the exons atggccatggcccaggTCCAGCTCCCGGAGCCGTTCGCCAACATCCCGCGGGAATCCTTCCTCTTCGGCCCCTCGCCGATACAGCATCTTCCTCGCATGAGCGCCGCTCTGGGTGGCACCGTTCAGGTGTACGCAAAGCGAGAGGACTGCAACTCCGGCCTAGCCTATGGCGGCAACAAGACGCGCAAGCTAGA ATACCTTGCGTCCGAGGCACTGGCCCAGGGCTGTGACACCCTCGTGTCGATAGGCGGCGTGCAGTCCAACCACACGCGCCAAGTgtccgccgtggccgccagGCTGGGGCTCAAGGCGGCCACCGTGCAGGAGCACTGGGTCGAGTGGTCCGACCCCGGGTACGAAAAGGTCGGCAACATCCAGCTGTCGCGGCtcatgggcgccgacgtgaaCCTCGACCCGTCGGCGTTTGGCATCGAGCACAAGACGACGCTGGCGCGGCTCAccgccggcatcgaggccgagggaGGCCGGCCCTACTACATCCCCGCGGGGGCGTCGGACCACccgctcggcggcctgggcttCGCGCGGTGGGCGTTTGAGGTCGAGGCGCAGGAGCGGGAGCTGGGCGTCTTCTTcgacaccgtcgtcgtctgcgccgtGACGGGCTCGACCATGGCCGGCATGGTGGCCGGCTTCAAGCTCGCGGCAAAACaacagctcggcggcggcggcggccgctccccTGCGCGCCGCAAGGTGATTGGCATCGACGCCTCCGGAAAGCCCAAGGAGACGTTTGACCAAGTGCTGCGCATCGCACAGTTCACCGGCGCCAGGATTgggctggccgacggcgacatcaccgccgaggacatCGTCCTGCGGGACGAGTACAACGCCGGCGTCTACGGCATCCCGGACGAGACGACCATTGCCGCGATCAAGTTTGGTGCCCAGACGGAGGCCTTCATCACGGATCCTGTGTACGAGGGCAAGAGCCTCGCGGGGATGATGGACCTGATCAAGACGGGGCAGATCGCTGGCGGCAACGTACTGTACGCGCATCTTGGCGGGCAGCTTGCCCTGAATGCATACTCGGCGATTGGAGAGTAA
- a CDS encoding uncharacterized protein (EggNog:ENOG503PC88~COG:P~TransMembrane:8 (i77-95o101-117i751-772o788-808i829-856o876-895i925-944o959-978i)), translating into MLGKSATPEKAVAPSGNDILSRAAHALTAQDVVRELHTDEKNGLTQEEAAERLTRYGPNEFGEETPIRLLKILFAQLFNAMTLVLALALAASFAIRAWVEGGVLAALILIDIVIGFFQDLQAARIVASLESLHSPTAHVWRGGLYETREATAVVPGDVIEFKTGDKIPADARLIDSVVLETDEALLTGESLPVQKNHAAILGDPDVSPGDQSNVVFSSTVVTKGRGRAVVFATGSFTEIGVIAAALRMNQAEHPEDDELRRARDGGGRVPVLAYLKTGFRKVWRAIGKFLGLTVGTPLQRKLWRPSEGLRVNICSDKTGTLTQGRMVAKAAWIPGHGTYFVDSGDQPYNPDVGEVEFTAGEPSDRDAPAAIALPAEKPQHDGGGAYHYLNIAALANNASLEKDDGDDDSDENAVEPWKAKGDPTEIAILVFSFRFGHRDDSALPMLDWDKVAEFPFDSTVKLMSVVCRHRESGELQLFTKGATERVMERCTTMSSRGDTTEDMNSETTLAIAANAKALAQDGLRVLALASKPVPPTPARPQGRGDDDDDDDDDDEKKMHALPREHFERGLIFRGLIGIYDPPRPESKPSVQKCHQAGIQVHMLTGDHIDTARAIAHEVGILPPPHRQDALLQSAPAARTTVMTARDFDALSDAHIDAKLPQLPLVVARCTPATKVRMVDALHRRGRYVAMTGDGVNDSPSLQRADIGIAMGPNGSDVAKSASDIILMDDNFASILNAVEEGRRIFDNVQKFMLHVLAANVGLVITLLVGLAFRDDEDLSVFPLSPVEILFMMLVAGAFTENGLGFEAASPDILRRPPQNLKHGMLPPEFWADLIVYGLIMAVCLLGSFVIVLYGLYGGKLGDDCNIEYSDACGAAFRARSTCYVVMMWIFLFFAWELIDSRRSFFYGALADPNAWRRRLTDNKPLFWSVVVGVVIVFPTIYIPGLNHDAFLHGAIDKEWGIVFALFFFFLGSCEVWKWQKRAFLRRRHLMVESEQDVADRDLER; encoded by the exons ATGCTCGGCAAATCTGCGACCCCAGAAAAGGCCGTCGCGCCTAGTGGCAACGACATCTTGTCTCGGGCGGCGCACGCGCTCACAGCCCAAGATGTGGTGCGAGAACTGCACACGGACGAAAAGAACGGCCTgacccaagaagaagcggccgAGCGGTTGACGAGGTACGGGCCAAACGAATTCGGCGAAGAGACGCCCATTCGGCTGCTCAAGATTCTTTTCGCCCAGTTGTTCAACGCCATGACCCTT GTGCTCGCATTAGCTCTCGCCGCCAGCTTCGCCATCCGGGCCtgggtcgagggcggcgtcttggcggccctcatcctcatcgacatcgtcatcggctTCTTCCAGGACCTACAAGCAGCCAGGATCGTCGCGTCCCTGGAGTCGTTGCactcgccgacggcccacgtctggcgcggcggcctgtACGAGACCCGAGAAGCGACCGCCGTCGTGCCGGGCGACGTCATCGAGTTCAAGACGGGAGACAAGATCCCCGCGGATGCCCGCCTGATCGACTCGGTCGTCCtggagacggacgaggccctgCTCACCGGCGAGAGCCTGCCGGTCCAGAAGAACCACGCCGCGATACTGGGCGACCCGGACGTCTCCCCCGGGGACCAGTCGAACGTCGTCTTCTCTTCGACGGTCGTCACCAAGGGCCGTGGACGCGCGGTCGTGTTCGCCACGGGCTCCTTCACCGAGATCGGGGTCATAGCAGCCGCGCTGCGGATGAATCAAGCCGAACACCctgaggacgacgagcttaGGCGTGCCCgtgatggcggtggtagAGTGCCCGTTCTCGCGTACCTGAAGACTGGTTTCCGCAAGGTCTGGAGGGCCATCGGAAAGTTCCTGGGACTGACGGTCGGCACGCCCCTGCAACGCAAGCTCTGGAGGCCCTCGGAGGGGTTACGAGTAA ACATCTGCTCGGACAAGACGGGGACTCTGACCCAAGGCAGGATGGTGGCCAAAGCCGCGTGGATCCCCGGCCACGGCACCTACTTTGTCGATTCGGGCGACCAGCCCTACAACCCCGACGTGGGCGAAGTTGAGTTCACCGCGGGCGAGCCGTCCGACCGCGATGCTCCGGCAGCCATTGCCCTGCCGGCGGAGAAGCCGCAACATGACGGAGGAGGTGCCTACCATTACCTCAAcatcgccgccttggccaacAATGCAAGTTTGGaaaaggacgacggcgacgacgatagCGACGAGAATGCGGTCGAGCCTTGGAAGGCAAAGGGTGACCCGACAGAAATCGCCATTCTTGTCTTTTCCTTTCGATTCGGGCACCGCGACGATTCGGCTCTCCCGATGCTCGACTGGGACAAGGTGGCAGAGTTTCCGTTTGACTCGACCGTCAAGCTCATGTCCGTCGTCTGCAGGCATCGAGAATccggcgagctgcagctcTTCACCAAGGGCGCTACAGAAAGGGTCATGGAGCGCTGCACCACCATGTCCAGCCGCGGCGACACGACCGAGGACATGAATAGCGAAACGACTCTGGCCATCGCGGCGAACGCAAAGGCTCTCGCACAAGACGGTCTACGCGTTCTGGCCCTGGCGAGTAAGCCCGTGCCACCCACCCCTGCGCGGCCTCAAGGAAgaggggacgacgacgacgacgacgacgacgacgacgagaaaaAGATGCACGCCCTCCCACGGGAGCACTTCGAGCGCGGCCTCATCTTCCGCGGCCTGATTGGCATCTACGACCCCCCGCGGCCCGAATCGAAGCCCAGCGTGCAAAAGTGCCACCAGGCCGGCATCCAGGTACACATGCTGACGGGCGACCACATCGACACGGCGCGCGCCATCGCGCACGAGGTCGGcatcctgccgccgccgcaccggcaggacgcgctgctgcagtcCGCCCCGGCGGCCCGCACGACCGTCATGACGGCCCGCGACTTCGACGCCCTGTCCGACGCGCACATCGACGCCaagctgccgcagctgccgctcgtGGTGGCGCGGTGCACGCCCGCGACAAAGGTGCGCATGGTGGACGCGCTGcaccggcgcgggcgctacgtggccatgacgggcgacggcgtcaacgacaGCCCGAGCCTGCAGCGGGCCGACATTGGCATCGCCATGGGGCCCAACGGGAGCGACGTCGCCAAGTCCGCCTCGGACATTATCCTCATGGACGACAACTTTGCGAGTatcctcaacgccgtcgaggaagggCGGAGGATCTTTGACAACGTGCAAAAGTTCATGCTCCACGTGCTGGCGGCGAatgtcggcctcgtcatcacGCTGCTGGTCGGCCTGGCGTTTAGGGACGACGAAGACCTGTCCGTCTTTCCGCTCTCGCCCGTCGAGATCCTCTTTATGATGCTCGTGGCGGGTGCCTTTACCGAGAACGGCCTCGGGTTCgaggccgcgtcgcccgatATCCTCAGGAGGCCGCCTCAGAAC CTCAAACACGGCATGCTGCCCCCCGAGTTCTGGGCCGACCTCATCGTATACGGactcatcatggccgtgtGCCTGCTCGGCTccttcgtcatcgtcctctACGGCCTGTAcggcggcaagctgggcGATGACTGCAACATCGAGTACTCGGAcgcgtgcggcgccgccttccgcGCCCGCTCGACCTGCTACGTCGTCATGATGTGgatcttcctcttcttcgcctgGGAGCTCATCGACAGCCGGCGCTCCTTCTTCTacggcgcgctcgcggacCCCAACgcctggaggcggcgcctcACCGACAATAAGCCGCTGTTCTggtccgtcgtcgtgggcgtaGTCATCGTGTTCCCCACCATCTACATCCCCGGCCTCAACCACGATGCCTTCCTGCacggcgccatcgacaaggAGTGGGGCATCGTGTTtgccctcttcttcttcttccttggCTCGTGCGAGGTCTGGAAGTGGCAGAAGAGGGCGTTCCTGAGACGGAGGCATCTGATGGTCGAGAGCGAGCAGGACGTCGCGGACCGTGACCTGGAGCGATGA
- a CDS encoding Amidase (SECRETED:SignalP(1-17~SECRETED:cutsite=AAA-SS~SECRETED:prob=0.2238)~COG:J~EggNog:ENOG503NVFV): MRSLAVLTTAAAVAAAASSGNVQGVFELTPSLTPLEADAGSPDLFPMPLCKGFKLEEATIDDMQKAMAQGNLTSVDLVHCYMVRTFQTQQYINSVMEINPDALAIASQRDAERKAGKVRGPLHGIPFTVKDNIGTADNMQTTAGSWALLGSRVPRDAHVVARLRDAGAVLFGKATLSEWADMRSNNYSEGYSARGGNCRSAYNLTVNPGGSSSGSGVGVGANAIAFSLGTETDGSVINPAMRNSIVGFKPTVGLTSRGGVVPETEHQDSVGTFGRTVRDAVYAFDAIWGVDPHDNYTSAQEGHTPKPGCGGYARFLAQKTALRNATFGVPWNSFWVHAGDEQRRVLGELVELIRSAGATVVNETEITNYQTLVSPEGWNWDYGTARGFPNESEYTYVKVDFYNNIKKYLSEVNNTRVRDLEDIVQFNKDNAGSEGGYPMPDGHPAFWSGQDGFLASLATKGVQNETYFQALEFCQGSTRRGINDALNHKGRRLNGLLVPVDPGQSYQIAAQAGYPLVTIPAGIHSDSGMGFGLGIMQTAWAEAELVRWASAIEHLQHTSGTPHKRTRPTWRGYLVRNLPVPL, from the exons AtgcgctccctcgccgtgttgacgacggccgccgccgtcgccgcggcggcgtcatcgggcAACGTCCAGGGCGTCTTTGAGCTCACCCCGTCGCTCACgcccctcgaggccgacgccggctCGCCGGACCTGTTCCCGATGCCGCTCTGCAAGGGCTtcaagctggaggaggcgacCATCGACGACATGCAAAAGGCCATGGCGCAGGGCAACCTCACGTCCGTCGACCTGGTCCACTGCTACATGGTGCGCACCTTTCAGACGCAGCAGTACATCAA CTCCGTCATGGAAATCAaccccgacgccctcgccatcgcctcgcagcgcgacgccgagcgcaaggccggCAAGGTGCGCGGGCCACTGCACGGCATCCCCTTCACCGTCAAGGACAACATCGGCACCGCCGACAACATGCAGAccacggcgggcagctgggccctgctcggcagcCGCGTCccgcgcgacgcccacgtcgtcgccaggctgcgcgacgccggcgccgtgctctTCGGCAAGGCCACGCTCAGCGAGTGGGCCGACATGCGCTCCAACAACTACAGCGAGGGCTActcggcccgcggcggcaactGCAGGAGCGCGTATAACCTCACCGTCAaccccggcggcagctcctccggcagcggcgtcggcgtgggcgccAATGCCATTGCCTTTTCGCTGGGCACCGAGACTGACGGCAGCG TAATCAACCCGGCCATGCGCAACTCCATCGTCGGCTTCAAGCCCACCGTCGGCCTCaccagccgcggcggcgtcgtccccgAGACGGAGCACCAGGACTCGGTCGGCACCTTTGGCCGCAccgtccgcgacgccgtctaCGCCTTCGACGCCATCTGGGGCGTCGACCCGCACGACAACTACACGTCGGCCCAGGAGGGCCACACGCCCAAgcccggctgcggcggctaCGCCAGGTTCCTCGCGCAGAAGACGGCCCTGCGCAACGCCACCTTTGGCGTCCCCTGGAACAGCTTCTGGGtgcacgccggcgacgagcagcgccgcgtgctcggcgagctcgtggAGCTCATCAGGtcggccggcgccaccgtcgtcaacgagacGGAAATCACAAACTACCAGACCCTTGTCAGCCCTGAGGGCTGGAACTGGGACTACGGCACCGCCCGCGGGTTCCCCAACGAGTCCGAATATACATACGTCAAGGTGGACTTTTACAACAACATCAAGAAGTACCTCTCCGAGGTCAACAACACGCGCGtccgcgacctcgaggacatTGTCCAGTTCAACAAGGACAACgcgggcagcgagggcggctaCCCCATGCCCGACGGCCACCCGGCGTTCTGGTCGGGCCAGGACGGCTTCCTCGCGTCGCTCGCGACCAAGGGCGTGCAGAACGAGACCTACTTCCAGGCCCTCGAGTTTTGCCAGGGCTCGACCCGCAGGGGAATCAACGACGCGCTCAACCACAAGGGCCGCAGGCTCaacggcctgctcgtcccCGTCGACCCGGGCCAGAGCTACCAGatcgccgcccaggccggctACCCGCTCGTCACGATCCCCGCCGGCATCCACTCCGACTCGGGCATGggcttcggcctcggcatcatGCAGACGGCGtgggccgaggcggagctggtGCGCTGGGCGAGCGCCATTGAGCACCTCCAGCACACGTCGGGCACGCCGCACAAGAGGACGCGCCCGACGTGGCGCGGCTACCTGGTCAGGAACCTCCCGGTTCCCCTGTGA
- a CDS encoding Amidase (COG:J~EggNog:ENOG503NVFV): protein MEINPDALAIASQRDAERKAGKVRGPLHGIPFTVKDNIGTADNMQTTAGSWALLGSRVPRDAHVVARLRDAGAVLFGKATLSEWADMRSNNYSEGYSARGGNCRSAYNLTVNPGGSSSGSGVGVGANAIAFSLGTETDGSVINPAMRNSIVGFKPTVGLTSRGGVVPETEHQDSVGTFGRTVRDAVYAFDAIWGVDPHDNYTSAQEGHTPKPGCGGYARFLAQKTALRNATFGVPWNSFWVHAGDEQRRVLGELVELIRSAGATVVNETEITNYQTLVSPEGWNWDYGTARGFPNESEYTYVKVDFYNNIKKYLSEVNNTRVRDLEDIVQFNKDNAGSEGGYPMPDGHPAFWSGQDGFLASLATKGVQNETYFQALEFCQGSTRRGINDALNHKGRRLNGLLVPVDPGQSYQIAAQAGYPLVTIPAGIHSDSGMGFGLGIMQTAWAEAELVRWASAIEHLQHTSGTPHKRTRPTWRGYLVRNLPVPL, encoded by the exons ATGGAAATCAaccccgacgccctcgccatcgcctcgcagcgcgacgccgagcgcaaggccggCAAGGTGCGCGGGCCACTGCACGGCATCCCCTTCACCGTCAAGGACAACATCGGCACCGCCGACAACATGCAGAccacggcgggcagctgggccctgctcggcagcCGCGTCccgcgcgacgcccacgtcgtcgccaggctgcgcgacgccggcgccgtgctctTCGGCAAGGCCACGCTCAGCGAGTGGGCCGACATGCGCTCCAACAACTACAGCGAGGGCTActcggcccgcggcggcaactGCAGGAGCGCGTATAACCTCACCGTCAaccccggcggcagctcctccggcagcggcgtcggcgtgggcgccAATGCCATTGCCTTTTCGCTGGGCACCGAGACTGACGGCAGCG TAATCAACCCGGCCATGCGCAACTCCATCGTCGGCTTCAAGCCCACCGTCGGCCTCaccagccgcggcggcgtcgtccccgAGACGGAGCACCAGGACTCGGTCGGCACCTTTGGCCGCAccgtccgcgacgccgtctaCGCCTTCGACGCCATCTGGGGCGTCGACCCGCACGACAACTACACGTCGGCCCAGGAGGGCCACACGCCCAAgcccggctgcggcggctaCGCCAGGTTCCTCGCGCAGAAGACGGCCCTGCGCAACGCCACCTTTGGCGTCCCCTGGAACAGCTTCTGGGtgcacgccggcgacgagcagcgccgcgtgctcggcgagctcgtggAGCTCATCAGGtcggccggcgccaccgtcgtcaacgagacGGAAATCACAAACTACCAGACCCTTGTCAGCCCTGAGGGCTGGAACTGGGACTACGGCACCGCCCGCGGGTTCCCCAACGAGTCCGAATATACATACGTCAAGGTGGACTTTTACAACAACATCAAGAAGTACCTCTCCGAGGTCAACAACACGCGCGtccgcgacctcgaggacatTGTCCAGTTCAACAAGGACAACgcgggcagcgagggcggctaCCCCATGCCCGACGGCCACCCGGCGTTCTGGTCGGGCCAGGACGGCTTCCTCGCGTCGCTCGCGACCAAGGGCGTGCAGAACGAGACCTACTTCCAGGCCCTCGAGTTTTGCCAGGGCTCGACCCGCAGGGGAATCAACGACGCGCTCAACCACAAGGGCCGCAGGCTCaacggcctgctcgtcccCGTCGACCCGGGCCAGAGCTACCAGatcgccgcccaggccggctACCCGCTCGTCACGATCCCCGCCGGCATCCACTCCGACTCGGGCATGggcttcggcctcggcatcatGCAGACGGCGtgggccgaggcggagctggtGCGCTGGGCGAGCGCCATTGAGCACCTCCAGCACACGTCGGGCACGCCGCACAAGAGGACGCGCCCGACGTGGCGCGGCTACCTGGTCAGGAACCTCCCGGTTCCCCTGTGA
- a CDS encoding uncharacterized protein (COG:S~EggNog:ENOG503P2DD~TransMembrane:6 (o20-40i52-70o82-105i117-143o163-182i203-223o)), producing the protein MGYSGNPTTGGGTSDDGVAISAAIVSFLALSLYNVLELDVIIFSSFRRRRGLYFWSFLAATNGIAPHSIGFLLKNVLNSRNYVLYITLVAVGWVPMVTGQSLVLYSRLHLIFWNTFWLRAVLAMIVFNAVAMHVPIIVLMYGANASPSNPWVHPYDVYEKVQVTMFFLQELAISGIYIKTCFSFFDTEDSMYGGAVRKMRRHLLLVNVFIILLDIPILCLEYTDTYDLQTAYKAFVYSVKLKMEFRILNELVEMTRARDDVDPFHNSSSLRIHDGAAAPAPSR; encoded by the coding sequence ATGGGCTATTCCGGCAACCCCACGACGGGAGGAGGAACGTCTGACGACGGGGTGGCCATTAGCGCGGCCATTGTCTCGTTCCTGGCATTGTCCCTGTACaacgtcctcgagctcgacgtcatcatcttctcgTCGTttaggcggcggcgcgggctctACTTCTGGAGCTTCCTCGCCGCGACCAACGGCATCGCGCCGCACTCCATCGGCTTCCTCCTCAAAAACGTGCTCAACTCGCGCAACTACGTGCTCTACATCACGCTCGTGGCCGTGGGCTGGGTGCCCATGGTCACGGGCCAGTCGCTGGTGCTCTACTCGCGGCTGCACCTCATCTTCTGGAACACCTTTTGGctgcgcgccgtgctggccaTGATCGTcttcaacgccgtcgccatgcacgtccccatcatcgtcctcatGTACGGCGCCAATGCCTCGCCCTCGAACCCCTGGGTCCACCCCTACGACGTCTACGAAAAGGTCCAGGTCACCATGTTCTTCCTCCAGGAGCTCGCCATCTCGGGCATCTACATCAAGACgtgcttctccttcttcgaCACCGAGGACAGCATgtacggcggcgccgtccgcaagatgcgccgccacctgctgctcgtcaacgtcttcatcatcctcctcgacatCCCCATCCTGTGCCTCGAGTACACCGACACCTACGACCTGCAGACGGCGTACAAGGCCTTTGTCTACAGCGTCAAGCTGAAGATGGAGTTTCGCATCCTcaacgagctcgtcgagatgacgcgcgcccgcgacgatgTGGACCCGTTCCACAATAGCTCGAGCTTGCGAATACacgacggtgctgctgcgccagccCCGTCAAGATAG
- a CDS encoding uncharacterized protein (COG:S~EggNog:ENOG503NYUX) — translation MPYRLDTHVLTVDANVIHKVDTANPANLYSMWTVFSRCADSVEQGRRLENLSWRLWQREQLLENDDEAKTHEISAAATATTATQTLPQDVPSEARLPDVPQLSGSVDSLEDEAVEFTSVSAPLEIRPRIRRMDSSTSSRSKRDRHISSDDFEKMIVSIVKDKAPLSAPTTQQTMTPAATFAPATHKEFPIPAPAFERSGSTTTESQSPSKDSDRQSDGSQASPPRPRAANVVRGFSPAAAQLTAFPQATHDAIPEPSSSPAAKPVQPKKQPARFALGGSCSSSEQGQSVDNLKAPVPPVAAAIAAKKSMFTLGGSSGEESSLKSAIASPRPAGLAKKQASFSNHVTTRTIDQSDPAIDSDTEAEYVDESAIDDDDDSSDWEDSVEDSAKSSVAEENMFQRVPSKANLTSRPSLISIMMAQNDRAKALGNHASQSTSAIPRTRAGPSAPSLGGSPNDSDEAPLMMKGMRHHQHHALKPISEIPRSSAQPIVAAPNHVHAQAALSPRTTRRNMLATELTESLRRHLLWERQQKSSTANAVLKRRHTSHDVANLKQYPEKACMKDKEDDTTSWNQYFSKEALNGYHSKGW, via the exons ATGCCGTATAGGTTAGACACGCACGTCTTAaccgtcgacgccaacgTCATCCACAAGGTCGACACGGCCAATCCTGCAAACCTGTATAGCATGTGGACGG TCTTTTCCCGCTGCGCAGATTCTGTCGAGCAAGGCCGGAGATTAGAGAACTTGAGCTGGCGCCTGTGGCAAAGAGAACAGCTCCTAgagaacgacgacgaggccaagacgcaCGAGATttccgcggccgcgaccgccaccaccgccacccaGACCCTCCCCCAGGACGTCCCCTCCGAGGCGAGGTTACCCGACGTCCCCCAGCTCTCGGGCAGCGTCGActcgctcgaggacgaggccgtcgagttcACGTCAGTGTCTGCTCCCCTCGAGATCCGCCCCAGGATACGACGCATGGattcctcgacgagcagccgcagcaagcGCGATCGCCACATCAGCTCCGACGACTTTGAGAAGATGATTGTGTCCAtcgtcaaggacaaggcgcccttgtcggcgccCACCACGCAGCAAacgatgacgcccgccgccacttTCGCTCCCGCCACCCACAAGGAGTTTCCCATCCCGGCACCCGCCTTTGAGCGGTCCGGCTCCACCACGACGGAATCGCAGTCGCCGTCCAAGGACTCAGACAGGCAGTCGGACGGCTCGcaggcctcgccgccgcggccgcgggccgccAACGTGGTGCGAGGcttctcgcccgccgccgcccagttGACGGCTTTCCCGCAAGCGACGCACGACGCCATCCCCGagccgagctcctcgcccgcggccaagcCCGTGCAGCCTAAGAAGCAGCCGGCCAGGTTCGCTCTGGGCGGCTCGTGCTCCTCAAGCGAGCAGGGTCAGAGCGTGGACAACCTCAAGGCGCCCGTGCCACctgtggccgccgccatcgccgccaagaaGTCCATGTTCACGCTCGGCGGCTCTTCGGGCGAGGAGTCTTCCCTCAAGAGCGCCATTGCCTCCCCGCGACCGGCGGGTCTGGCCAAGAAGCAGGCATCCTTCAGCAACCACGTGACGACGCGGACCATTGATCAGAGCGACCCGGCCATTGACTCCGACACAGAGGCCGAGTATGTGGACGAGAGTGCCatagacgacgacgacgactcaTCCGACTGGGAGGACTCTGTCGAGGACAGCGCCAAGTCGAGTGTCGCCGAAGAGAACATGTTCCAGCGGGTGCCGTCCAAGGCCAACCtgacgtcgcggccgtcccTCATCAGCATCATGATGGCGCAAAACGACCGtgccaaggcgctcggcaACCACGCGTCgcagtcgacgtcggccatCCCGCGGACGCGCGCTGGcccgagcgcgccgtcgctgggTGGCTCGCCCAacgactcggacgaggcgccgctCATGATGAAGGGCATGCggcatcaccagcaccacGCCCTCAAGCCCATCAGCGAGATCCCGCGGTCCAGTGCCCAGCCCATCGTGGCGGCACCCAACCACGTGCACGCCcaggcggcgctgtcgccgcgCACGACGCGACGCAACATGCTGGCGACGGAGCTGACCGAGTCCCTTCGCCGTCACCTGCTCTGGGAGCGGCAGCAAAAGTCATCGACGGCCAACGCGGTGCTCAAGCGGCGACACACCTCGCACGACGTGGCCAACCTCAAGCAGTACCCGGAGAAGGCGTGCAtgaaggacaaggaggacGACACGACCAGCTGGAACCAGTACTTTTCCAAGGAGGCTCTCAACGGATACCACTCTAAAGGGTGGTGA